AAACTAGGCACAAGTTAACGTGGGAGATAACCTCGTATTGCCGACGTGAATAGGATTTAACGGAATACAAAATGCTATAACTTCCTATATCCCGGAATACAAGTGCTAGCAAGGTGAGAATGTACCACGTATTTCGTAGACCGTGTTAGTCTATGAAAATCATACGAGATGGCGCAGATTTATCTGATGGGCGATTTAGTGAAAATAAAACACTATTGATTCAAAACTATGGGTAAATGTGTGccttctataaatatataaatggctAACTACTTGCTGTATACGacaaatcaatttaatattatataatatgctaatatttaagttacttttttattttaaacggtAATTTCTGTTCCTGCTTAGGAGGGTGATGGTtcgttttaaatgttaaaacgtAGCGCTTTACGATATCCACGTTAACTGTAGTATTTTCGGGATACATGCGCTTCTTCCAAGCTTCTCTCTCATCTAACCACATCCTTTGATATTCATACGACAAAATCCATTGTATTTGAGAACGCCCTTCCTAAAATACAGAATTTACAATTGAATACTAAGCAAGGATTGAGTAAAACGGTATTTCTAATATCTACTACAGGTTTCAACTTATCCGTCTGAACCTACCATAAATTTCCATGGTTGGGGATTGTACTTGGGGAAATCAGATGAAATTATATTGTGAACAGGCCTGCACTGTGAAGCTCTTTCCCACTTTATTCCGGACATACGACCCATTCTTGTAGATATTACTTTTAACCTATCCTACTTTACCCTAAATGAAAATTCTTtagtttgtaatatttataacaattgttTCTACCTGTCAATTTACTCACATGAAAggattttgacatttaaatGTTGGTCCTTCAGTAGATTCTTTTTAAATAGGATTTAAGGAACCTTCTTGTAACGtcgaaatattattttgaaggaTAGGTATCACTCATAgttttatagtataatataatatggactaacatttggaataaatataaataaataaaacatccaaacaaacaaattgtaataaacagcacTAAGAATCAGTTAGGATTCTCGATTCCTGAACGAAAACTGTAGGTCTTGGTAGGCGGAATGTCGATGTCAGTGGGGAAAAAAGGGGAATAAGGGGGAATTAACCGGTGATGGTGGAAAAACAAGCatggttaaaacttaaaactaagtacAGTTGGTAGAAGTTTATAAGGTCATTCTGTTCTCTTGCAACTAATTATGAGAAGAAGTAATTGTttataaaggaaagtaaaacgTTTTACCAATTTAATTGAGTAATTGaaacgtactttcttacaaaccacaAGTTGCTAACGAGATTGGAGATTagtattaacacatttacattaaacctagtTGCTAGCTGTTATAAGCACCATTGTGACCAAATAATAATCGGGTAAAGTAAACCttattaaaactattcaaacctattaagtcggcaggtaggtactatgataaattataagtacctacctgctttaaataaagcgaaagtaaagtaggtaaaaaaaatgtttacttagtcgctaactaaaataaatctcgaagtacaaagtaaataactaactcttaaatatgtgcactgtattttatttatgagagccTAACCCATTTCTTTTCCTTCTGGCTTTCCACAGATAGCCAATGTCAAGATATCTTTAGGTATAATGAAAGTCATTTTAGAACAAATTACCTACCTACCAGATTAAATTCTAAATGCAAAATCTCAATAACAAATCAATGTTAATTATAGTCCCACAATGAACTGGTGCAACATGTTTTCTGCGCAAGTGAGCTTACACTTTTGAGAAATAACCCGGTAGTAGGGCCTCTGCAGTATTTTTCTGTACTACCTAACCTCCTACACAATATCCTACCTCAGTAACTCCATACTTTCTTTTCAATCCATTTTCAGTAAGACAGGCACCTGAACCACCTGTTAGCTATGCTAAGCAGAATTAAGAACAATTCTGTGGTGACTACATAATATTCATATTGGAAGACTTTAATTTTACCTTTtcaaacatacacacaaacattgtGAATTACtacattaaaaatgaaataacaaaagATATAtgctttttgattttttatttgacacacaagttaagtttaaaagataataatattattcttctCTGCTCACAAGTGTACCtgtataacaaataaacaaaagtttaatattgGAACAATTACACTGTTTTCATAatctaaagaaaaaaagtttgtgagctttTGTTTAgtccttttataaataataatattcacaaGGGTGGAGTAAgctcattttatatataatattcccTCCAATTCTTTACATTATTCTCAAAATGAGATAACGACTGCCTCAGAGGGTTTATAATAACTTCATCAGTTGATTGATAAACAAAACTGATCAATGCTTCTACACAAATTATAGAACATGTTTTAAATGTTAGGTTATTTGAAATCAAAATATTgagaagataaaattaatttaattacttataataatcttaaatgCGTCTACACCAGATATTTAATAAGAGTAAAACATGCTTTATAGATAGGGGTATTTTTAACTCAAGACCAACTAGAAAGCGAGACTGCAGGCAAATTTAGTTCAATCTAGATATTCACTGTTCAGTTTAACATTACCTACACAATTGGCACAATTTACCATGTTGCATGATGGCCACACcaaaaatttattgatataa
This Pararge aegeria chromosome 3, ilParAegt1.1, whole genome shotgun sequence DNA region includes the following protein-coding sequences:
- the LOC120636078 gene encoding uncharacterized protein LOC120636078, producing the protein MGRMSGIKWERASQCRPVHNIISSDFPKYNPQPWKFMEGRSQIQWILSYEYQRMWLDEREAWKKRMYPENTTVNVDIVKRYVLTFKTNHHPPKQEQKLPFKIKKFEGVGSKTSSKRTTGDKAMEYKKNKKTE